The Rhizobium sp. WSM4643 genome contains the following window.
TCGCGTCGCCCTGGCGGAAACCGCTGACGCCAGCCCCGATCTCTTCGACGATGCCGGCCATATCGATGCCGACAATGGCGGGAAGCGGATGGCGGGCATGGGCCGCATTGCCGGCCCGGATCTTGAGGTCGAGCGGATTGACGCCGCTTGCCTTGATGCGCACCAGAACCTGGCCTGCGCCGGGAACCGGTTTTGCAATATCGGCGACGCGCAATGGCGAATTCGGCGCTTCAGCCAGCAGCGCTTTCATTGTTGATTGTACAGACATCGAACTCTCCTTCGTTTGCATCGTGGCGTCCGTAGCGCGCCGCAGCAAGTTGTTCTGGAAGAAGATGGTTCATTGAAACACGAATGAAAATGAAAGATAAAGACTGAAGTCCATGCATTTTTGTTTGGCGGATGCTAGAGCCCTTCCGGGTTAGATTGCAGCATTCTGTTGGCTCAAACGGAGTCGGATGGTCGACCGGCCGGCGCGTGTCGTAGCCCAGCCCTACGGCCAAGCTGGCCGGTCGATCAGCCGGCCCGTTTCAGCCAACCTTCCCGCAGATTTGCCTGGCAAATCTGCAAGACTCAGAATCGCCGGGCGCACGTATCGCTTCGCCATGGCGAAGCGGTGCGGCCGGTGGGCCGGGCATCTTTGCGCCAGGATCAAAGGCGATCGGCTCGGACGTACCAAGGGGTATGCCCTTCGCCAATCGCCTCTGCCCTGACGAAAACCTGCTCCGGCAGAATGCTTCAATCTAACCCGGAAAGGCTCTAGCGATGGAATGGAGCGACCTCAAACTGTTTCTGGCGATCGCGCGGTTCGGCACGCTGGGGGCAGCGGCCCGCAGCCTCGGACTGACGCAGCCGACGATGGGCAGGCGGCTGCGTGCCCTTGAAACCTCTCTCGGCCAGACGCTCTTTCAGCGCACGACCGATGGCTTCGTCCTGACGGATGAAGGCGCGGCCGTGTTCGCCGGCGCCGAACGCATCGAAGAGGAGGCGCTCGCCATGGAGCGGAGCCTTGCCGGCGGCAGTCGTCAACTCGATGGTTTTCTGAGGCTATCCTCATCCGACTGGTTCGGCGCGCATGTGCTTTCGCCGGTGCTGGCGGAATTCTCGCAAGTCCATCCGAAGGTGGTGGTCGAATTGTTGACCGACAGCCGGCTTCTCAGCCTGTCACGACGCGAAGCTGACCTCGTCTTCCGCATCCAGCCCTTCGCGGAAGCGGAGGTCATATCGCGCAAGCTCATCCATATCGAATACGGCCTTTATATCAGCCGCGGCGCGCTGCACCCCGAAGCCGGCGACGGAGCGGGCGCCCGCCTCGTCACCATGGACGAGGCTTTCGGCGACATGCCTGATGTCGGCTGGCTGCGTCGCCTGTTGCCGCGGGCCGAGATCGTCATGCGCAGCAACAGCCGCGATGTGCAGGCGGCGCTCTGTGCCAATGGCGCCGGGCTCGCCGTCCTGCCACGGCCGCTCGGCGATTCGCATGCTGCCATCGAACTGGTCGATCTCGGTGAACCGCCGCCCGGCCGCGACACCTGGGTCGGTTATCACCGCGACATGAAGCGCTTAGCACGGCTGCGCGCCCTGCTGGACCTCGTCATCGAGAGGCTGGCGCGCTGAACCGGCGCAGCGATCAGCGCTCCCAATAGGGGACGGGGCCATAAAGCCCTGCCAGATAGTCGATGAACAACCGCACCTTGGCGAGCAGGAATTGCCGGCTGGGATAGACGGCCGACAGCGCGACATTGTGCGAGCTTTCATAGCCCGGCAGTACCTGCACCAGCCGGCCGGCTTTGAGCTCTTCACCGATGTCCCAGGTGGAGCGCAGCGCGATCCCGAGGCCGGCGATCACAGCCTCGCGGATCACCTCGCTGGAATTGGTGATCAGCATGCCTTCCGGCCTGAGACTCAGCGCCCCGTCCGGCCCGTTCAGCCGCCAGGTGTCGTTATTGTGGGCCGGCAGGCAGCGGTGGCGTTTCAGCTCGTCGATATGCTTCGGCTCGCCATGCGCCGCAAGGTAATCCGGCGAAGCGCAGAGCAGCCGGCGCACCGGCGCCAGCCGGCGGGCAACGAGGCTCGAATCGGTGAGTTCGGCGATGCGGATCGCCAGATCGAAACCGCCGCCGACGATGTCGCTGAATTCGTCGGTCAGCACCAGGTTGATCGCCAGCTCCGGATGCGTCTCCATGAAAGCCTTCAGATGCGGCGCGATATGCATGCGCCCGAAGGAGGTCGGGGCCGAGATCTTCAGCGTGCCGTGCATCTGCGCCGAACGGCCGGAAATATAGAATTCCGCCTCCTCCAGCCCGGCGAGAATGCCGAGTACGCGGTCGTAGAAGCCCTGTCCGGCTTCCGTCAGCGAGATTTGTCGCGTCGTGCGCTGTAGAAGCCGCGTGCCGAGCCGATCCTCCAGCCGCTTGATCCGTTTGGAGACGACGGCCGGGGAAAAGCCGAGTGCGCGGCCGGCGAGCGACATGCTGCCTGTCGAAACGACCTTGGCAAAGATTTCGAGATCACCCAGATTGGTCATAAGGTTTGTGACTTTTTCCCCTTTTGGCATAAGTGCTTAGCATTTGCGCCACTTTCGGGAAAGTGCTAAGCCGATCTATCGGCGGCAGGGAGGTTCGCGGCCGGTTTCCGCTGTCATCTTCCCGCTGTCATTCCCCTCGTCAGGGCCAGGGAGAACGCCATGTCCGACGCCATTTCGTTTCTCGAGCCCCGTGCCGATGTCTTGGCACGGCGCGCCCAGATCGTTGCCGATCTGACCGATCTTCTGACGCCGGAATGCCTGGTGCATGAGGCGCGCGAGCTGGTGCCGTTCGAGACCGACGCTTTCGTGTCCTACCGCCGCCTGCCGCTTGCCGTCGCCCTGCCGCGCACCACGGCCGAGGTTTCGGCCATCATGCGCTATTGCAACCGCTACGGCATTCCCGTCGTGCCGCGCGGCGCCGGCACCTCGCTCTCCGGCGGCGCTATTCCGCAGGAAGATGCCGTCGTGCTCGGCCTGTCGAAGATGAACAGCATCCTCGAAATCGATCTGCCGAACCGCGTCGCCGTGGTTCAGGCGGGCGTCACCAATCTCAATATTTCCGAATCCGTCTCCGCGGACGGCTTTTTCTATGCGCCTGATCCGAGTTCGCAGCTCGCCTGCACCATCGGCGGCAATATCGGCATGAATTCCGGCGGCGCCCACTGCCTGAAATACGGCGTCACCACCAACAATCTGCTCGGCGTCAGGATGGTGCTGGTCGACGGCACGGTGATCGAACTCGGCGGCAAGGCGCTGGATTCGGCAGGTTATGATCTGCTTGGCCTCGTCTGCGGCCACGAGGGCCAGCTCGGCATCGTCACCGAGGCGACGGTGCGGCTGATCGCCAAGCCGGAAGGCGCGCGCCCCGTGCTCTTCGGCTTCGAGAGTTCGGAAGAGGCCGGCGCCTGCGTTGCCGATGTCATCGCCGCCGGCATCATCCCGGTCGCGATCGAATTCATGGACAAGCCGGCGATCGAGATCTGCGAGGCCTTCGCCCATGCCGGATACCCCCTCGATGTCGGCGCGCTTTTGATCGTCGAGGTCGAGGGGTCGGAAGCGGAGATGGACGCGACGCTGAAGGACATCGTCGAGATCGCCCGCCGGCATGCTGTCAAGACCGTACGCGAATGCCAGTCGGCGACCGAGGCGGCTTTGATCTGGAAGGGCCGCAAATCCGCGTTCGGCGCCACCGGCCGCATCGCCGACTATATCTGCATGGACGGCACCGTGCCGCTCAGCCAGCTCTCCCACGTGCTGAAGAGGACTGCCGAGATCGTCGATCATTATGGCCTGCGCGTCGCCAATGTCTTCCATGCCGGCGACGGCAATATGCATCCGCTGATCCTCTTCAACGCCAACGATCCCGAAGATGCCGCCCGTGCCGAGGCGGCCGGCAACGATATTCTGAGGCTCTGCGTCGACGCCGGCGGCTGCCTCACCGGCGAACATGGCGTCGGCATCGAGAAGCGCGACCTGATGCGTCATCAATATTCGGAGACCGACCTTGCCCAACAGATGGCGGCGCGTGCCGCCTTCGATCCCGGCTGGCTCCTCAATCCGTCGAAGGTCTTCCCGCTCGAAGGGCGCCCCGCGGCATGATCGACCTGATGCCGACGAGCGAGGAGGAGGCGGCAGCGATCGTCCGCGCCCATGCAGAGACCAGCCGGCCGCTCGCAATCTGCGGCGGCGATAGCCGCTCGGGCTTCGGCAATGCGGTTATCGCCGAAGACCGGCTGCGCTCGACCGGGCTTTCCGGCATCGTCGCTTATAATCCCGGCGAAATGGTCATGACCGTCCGATCCGGCACACCGCTTGCCGAGGTCGAGGCGGCACTTTCGGAGAGCGGCCAGATGCTCGCCTTCGAGCCGATGGATCATCGCCCTCTCATGGGCACATCGGGCGAGCCGACCATCGGCGGCGTCTTCGCTGCCAATGTCTCCGGTCCGCGCCGGCTGATCGCGGGTGCTGCCCGCGACAGCCTGCTCGGTGTGCGCTTCGTCAACGGCAAGGGTGAGATCATCAAGGCCGGCGGCCGGGTGATGAAGAACGTCACCGGCCTCGATCTCGTCAAGCTGATCGCCGGCTCGCACGGCACGCTGGGTTTCCTCACCGAAGTCACCTTCCGCGTGCCGCCGCGCCCGAAGACGGAGCGGACGGTGGTACTATCAGGCCTTAATGACGCCGAAGCGGCGAACGCCATGGCGGCGGCGATGGCCCTCCCGGTCGAAGTCTCGTGCGCGGCGCATCTGCCGCTGACGGTGACCTGGAAATTCCTCGCCGGCAAATTGCCCGAGGGCGAGGCGACGGTTCTGCGCATCGAAGGCTTGCCGGGCTCGGTCGACGTGCGCATTGAAAAGCTTGCCGCGGCAATGTCGGCCTTCGCCATCGTCACGCGGCTGGAGCAGACGGAAAGCCACAGGCTGTGGCAGGAAATACGTGACGTACTGCCCTATGCCGACGGCACGGCGCGGTCGGTCTGGCGTGTCTCGGTCGCCCCCGGCACCGGCCATCAACTGGTCGCAGCCCTCCGCCTCGAGGCCGGCATCGACGCCTTCTATGACTGGCAGGGCGGCCTCGTCTGGATGCGCATGGAGGCCGGCCCCGAAGCCGAGCAGGTCCGACGCTACATCAAGGCGCTCGGCGGCGGCCACGCGACGCTGATCCGTGCATCGGGTGAGGCGAGGGCGGTTACATTGGCCTTCCATCCCGAGCCCGAGGCGGTGGCGATGTTGTCCCGGCGGGTGAAGGAAAAGTTCGATCCGATGGGGATTTTTAGTCCGGGGAAGATGGGTGGCTGAGATGTTGATTTCGAGCTATCTGGGAATATCGGCGTCGAGAGATGGCACTGCGGCTGGACTTGCTCCCTCTTCTCCCCAGCGGGGAGAAGGTGGCCCGAAGGGTCGGATGAGGGGGGCGGCGCGGCAAATGTCATCTTCGCTTGTCGCTCAGATGCTCGCTCCTTTCGTCGCTCGCCCCCTCATCGCCTCACTTTGCTCGGCACTTCTCCCCGCGGGGGAGAAGAGGGAGCAAGTGGCTACCGCGTCGCTCCAACCTTATGAAACCCGGCTGGAGACTACGTGATGCAAACCAACTTCACCCCGACCCAGTTGCTCGATCCTGATGTCGCCGAATCCGAGCAGATCCTGCGCAAATGTGTCCATTGCGGTTTCTGCACCGCCACCTGTCCTACCTATGTGACGCTCGGCAACGAGCTCGACAGCCCGCGCGGCCGCATCTACCTGATCAAGGACATGCTGGAAAACGGCCGGCCCGCCGACGCCGAGGTCGTCACTCATATCGACCGCTGCCTCTCCTGCCTTGCCTGCGTCACCACCTGTCCCTCCGGCGTCGATTACATGCATCTGGTCGATCACGCCCGCGCCCATATCGAAAAGACCTACAAACGGCCGTTCATGAACCGGCTGACGCGCGCCATCCTTGCCGCCGTGCTGCCCTATCCCGGCCGCTTCCGCCTGGCGCTCAATCTCGCCCGCCTCGGTCGGCCCTTCGCCGGCCTGATGCGGGGTGGCGCGCTGAAACCCTTCGCCGCCATGCTGGCGCTTGCGCCGCGCCGCATCCCCGCTGCTTCGCCTTTCGCAAAACCCGGCAGCTACCCGCCCGAGACGGAACGGCGCGGCCGGGTGGCGATCCTTTCCGGCTGCGCCCAGCCGGTGCTCGATCCCGGCATCAACGCGGCGGCGATCCGGCTGTTGACGCGCCTCGGCGTCGAGGTCGTGCTGCCGGAAGGCGAGGTCTGCTGCGGCTCGCTGGTCCATCACATGGGGCGCGCCGAACAGGCGCTCGAAAGCGCCCGTGCCAATGTCGATATCTGGACGCGCGAGATCGACGGGCAGGGCCTTGATGCGATCATCATCACCGCCTCGGGCTGCGGCACGACGATCAAGGATTACGGTCACATGCTGCGCCTCGATCCCGCCTATGCCGAAAAGGCGGCCAGGGTTTCGGCACTGGCCAAGGACGTCACCGAATATCTCGCAACCCTCGACCTGCCGGCACACATGCCGAAGGGCATCACGGTCGCCTATCATTCCGCCTGTTCCATGCAGCACGGCCAGCGGATCACGCTCGCGCCGAAGCAATTGCTGAAAGCGGCGGGCTTTGCCGTGCGCGATCCGGCCGAAGGCCATCTGTGCTGCGGCTCTGCTGGCACCTACAACATCATGCAGCCGGAAATCTCAGCGGCGCTGAAGGCGCGCAAGGTCAAGAACATCGAGGCGACCAAGGCCGATATTATCGCCACCGGCAATATCGGCTGCATCACCCAGATCGCCACCGGCACCGGCATGCCAATCCTCCATACGGTCGAACTTCTCGATTGGGCCTATGGCGGCGCTGTGCCGGAAAAATTAACAGGTTTGCCGTTAGGTTGAAGCTTGCGAAGGCCCGTCGGGCCGGTCTCGGGAGTTTAGACGATGTGGCGGGGAATGATTGTACTTGCGGGACTGCTCGGTGCGGCAGGCACTGCCCATGCCGACAGTCGTTACTTCTGTTCCGCCGATGACAAGGAAGCGCGCTTCACGCTGGAAAGCGGTTTCGAAAGTACCGCCGGCCACAAGCTCAATCATTTCCGCGGCGCGCTCATCGTCAAGGAATCAACCGTATTCGGAAAGCGTGTTTTCGAATCGCAGCACCTGACCAATCACTGGTCGCGCGACGGTGAACTGCTTATGGAGGTCTTTGACGGCGGCGAAGATGATACCGGCGGAGCAACACTGGATCTGGTGGTCGTCGCTGGCGAGCGCGGCAAGCCGGCGGCAAATTTCAGCGGCACCTATTCCCTGACGATAGCAGGCGGCGCAA
Protein-coding sequences here:
- a CDS encoding LysR family transcriptional regulator, with the translated sequence MEWSDLKLFLAIARFGTLGAAARSLGLTQPTMGRRLRALETSLGQTLFQRTTDGFVLTDEGAAVFAGAERIEEEALAMERSLAGGSRQLDGFLRLSSSDWFGAHVLSPVLAEFSQVHPKVVVELLTDSRLLSLSRREADLVFRIQPFAEAEVISRKLIHIEYGLYISRGALHPEAGDGAGARLVTMDEAFGDMPDVGWLRRLLPRAEIVMRSNSRDVQAALCANGAGLAVLPRPLGDSHAAIELVDLGEPPPGRDTWVGYHRDMKRLARLRALLDLVIERLAR
- a CDS encoding LysR family transcriptional regulator, with translation MTNLGDLEIFAKVVSTGSMSLAGRALGFSPAVVSKRIKRLEDRLGTRLLQRTTRQISLTEAGQGFYDRVLGILAGLEEAEFYISGRSAQMHGTLKISAPTSFGRMHIAPHLKAFMETHPELAINLVLTDEFSDIVGGGFDLAIRIAELTDSSLVARRLAPVRRLLCASPDYLAAHGEPKHIDELKRHRCLPAHNNDTWRLNGPDGALSLRPEGMLITNSSEVIREAVIAGLGIALRSTWDIGEELKAGRLVQVLPGYESSHNVALSAVYPSRQFLLAKVRLFIDYLAGLYGPVPYWER
- a CDS encoding FAD-linked oxidase C-terminal domain-containing protein, which encodes MSDAISFLEPRADVLARRAQIVADLTDLLTPECLVHEARELVPFETDAFVSYRRLPLAVALPRTTAEVSAIMRYCNRYGIPVVPRGAGTSLSGGAIPQEDAVVLGLSKMNSILEIDLPNRVAVVQAGVTNLNISESVSADGFFYAPDPSSQLACTIGGNIGMNSGGAHCLKYGVTTNNLLGVRMVLVDGTVIELGGKALDSAGYDLLGLVCGHEGQLGIVTEATVRLIAKPEGARPVLFGFESSEEAGACVADVIAAGIIPVAIEFMDKPAIEICEAFAHAGYPLDVGALLIVEVEGSEAEMDATLKDIVEIARRHAVKTVRECQSATEAALIWKGRKSAFGATGRIADYICMDGTVPLSQLSHVLKRTAEIVDHYGLRVANVFHAGDGNMHPLILFNANDPEDAARAEAAGNDILRLCVDAGGCLTGEHGVGIEKRDLMRHQYSETDLAQQMAARAAFDPGWLLNPSKVFPLEGRPAA
- a CDS encoding FAD-binding protein → MIDLMPTSEEEAAAIVRAHAETSRPLAICGGDSRSGFGNAVIAEDRLRSTGLSGIVAYNPGEMVMTVRSGTPLAEVEAALSESGQMLAFEPMDHRPLMGTSGEPTIGGVFAANVSGPRRLIAGAARDSLLGVRFVNGKGEIIKAGGRVMKNVTGLDLVKLIAGSHGTLGFLTEVTFRVPPRPKTERTVVLSGLNDAEAANAMAAAMALPVEVSCAAHLPLTVTWKFLAGKLPEGEATVLRIEGLPGSVDVRIEKLAAAMSAFAIVTRLEQTESHRLWQEIRDVLPYADGTARSVWRVSVAPGTGHQLVAALRLEAGIDAFYDWQGGLVWMRMEAGPEAEQVRRYIKALGGGHATLIRASGEARAVTLAFHPEPEAVAMLSRRVKEKFDPMGIFSPGKMGG
- the glcF gene encoding glycolate oxidase subunit GlcF, whose amino-acid sequence is MQTNFTPTQLLDPDVAESEQILRKCVHCGFCTATCPTYVTLGNELDSPRGRIYLIKDMLENGRPADAEVVTHIDRCLSCLACVTTCPSGVDYMHLVDHARAHIEKTYKRPFMNRLTRAILAAVLPYPGRFRLALNLARLGRPFAGLMRGGALKPFAAMLALAPRRIPAASPFAKPGSYPPETERRGRVAILSGCAQPVLDPGINAAAIRLLTRLGVEVVLPEGEVCCGSLVHHMGRAEQALESARANVDIWTREIDGQGLDAIIITASGCGTTIKDYGHMLRLDPAYAEKAARVSALAKDVTEYLATLDLPAHMPKGITVAYHSACSMQHGQRITLAPKQLLKAAGFAVRDPAEGHLCCGSAGTYNIMQPEISAALKARKVKNIEATKADIIATGNIGCITQIATGTGMPILHTVELLDWAYGGAVPEKLTGLPLG